In Ipomoea triloba cultivar NCNSP0323 chromosome 7, ASM357664v1, a single genomic region encodes these proteins:
- the LOC116025968 gene encoding pentatricopeptide repeat-containing protein At1g69290, which yields MWRRVLGVVSRRRYSTEPEIPSLYSFLRPSIFSLRTADPLSAAAPKPNDATQKSLTQDQKFHLESALQASLTAHNTDEAWKSFKALSSCSAFPSKSLANSLIAHLSSLSDTLNLKRAFASVVFLIEKNPELLHHETVQNLLDSMRNANTAAPAFALVKCMFKNRFFVPFSLWGNALVDISRKTGSLVAYFHIFNESCRIAMDEKLVFLKPDLAACNAALECCCRVLESVSDANKVVDTMSILGVRPDEFSFGLLAYLYARKGMKDKILELEDLVTRFGFPNSKVVLSSLISGYMKSGSLESVSATIMHNLREGVSGEGIGLGEGTYTEIARGFLDNGGMKNLASLIVETQKLESSSIVAEKSVGYGVISACVNLGLLDKAHSVLEEMNIQGTCFSLGVYIPILNAYCKERRTAEATQLVMEISSSGFQLDAGMYDSLIEASMSCHDFQSAFSLFRDMREARISDLKGSYLTIMTGLTESHRPELMVSFLDEVVEDPRIVIGTHDWNSIIHAFCKAGRMEDARRTFRRMTFLRFEPNEQTYLSLINGYVAVEKYFNILMLWTEVKRKISANGERRFKLDNSLVDAFLYALVKGGFFDAVMQVVEKSQEAKIFVDKWRYKQAFMEKHKKLRVSKLRRRNFRKMESLIAFKNWAGLNA from the coding sequence ATGTGGAGAAGAGTTTTAGGCGTCGTCTCACGGCGGCGTTATTCTACAGAGCCAGAAATCCCAAGCCTCTACTCTTTTCTACGGCCGTCCATCTTTTCTCTTAGAACCGCCGATCCACTGTCCGCCGCCGCACCAAAACCCAACGACGCCACCCAAAAATCCCTAACCCAGGACCAAAAATTCCATCTTGAGTCCGCCCTTCAAGCCTCCCTCACTGCCCACAACACAGATGAGGCCTGGAAGTCATTCAAGGCTCTCTCCAGCTGCTCTGCTTTCCCAAGTAAGTCCCTGGCCAACTCTCTCATCGCCCACCTCTCTTCCCTCTCTGACACCCTAAACCTCAAGAGGGCTTTTGCGTCTGTGGTGTTCTTGATTGAGAAGAACCCAGAATTGCTCCACCATGAAACTGTCCAAAATTTGTTGGATTCAATGAGGAATGCCAACACTGCTGCCCCTGCTTTTGCATTGGTTAAGTGTATGTTCAAGAATCGATTTTTCGTGCCGTTTAGTTTGTGGGGGAATGCTCTTGTTGATATCAGTAGAAAAACTGGTAGCTTAGTTGCTTATTTCCACATATTTAATGAGAGTTGTAGGATTGCCATGGATGAGAAGTTGGTGTTCTTGAAGCCTGATTTGGCTGCGTGTAATGCTGCTTTGGAGTGTTGTTGCCGCGTGCTCGAATCAGTTAGTGATGCCAATAAGGTGGTGGATACCATGTCGATTTTGGGTGTTAGGCCTGATGAATTCAGTTTTGGACTATTGGCCTATTTGTATGCGAGAAAAGGGATGAAAGATAAAATTCTCGAGTTAGAAGATCTTGTGACTAGGTTTGGCTTTCCCAATAGCAAGGTTGTTCTTAGTAGTTTGATTAGTGGATATATGAAGTCTGGTAGTTTAGAATCTGTTTCTGCTACTATTATGCATAATTTAAGGGAAGGGGTTAGTGGAGAAGGTATAGGTCTTGGTGAGGGAACTTATACTGAAATCGCGAGAGGATTTCTTGATAATGGGGGAATGAAGAACTTAGCTAGTTTAATAGTTGAAACTCAAAAGCTGGAGTCTTCTTCGATTGTGGCTGAGAAATCAGTTGGATACGGTGTAATCAGTGCTTGTGTTAATCTTGGGTTGTTGGATAAGGCACACAGTGTTCTTGAAGAAATGAATATTCAGGGCACTTGCTTTAGTCTTGGTGTATATATCCCGATACTGAACGCATACTGCAAAGAGCGCAGAACGGCTGAAGCTACCCAATTGGTTATGGAAATTAGTAGTTCAGGGTTCCAGCTGGATGCTGGTATGTACGATTCTCTAATAGAAGCTTCTATGTCTTGCCATGATTTTCAATCAGCTTTCTCGCTGTTCAGGGATATGAGAGAAGCGAGAATATCTGACCTGAAAGGAAGTTATTTAACCATAATGACTGGTTTAACTGAGAGCCATCGGCCTGAACTCATGGTATCTTTCTTGGACGAGGTTGTTGAAGACCCTCGAATTGTAATCGGTACTCACGACTGGAATTCCATCATCCATGCCTTCTGCAAGGCTGGGCGAATGGAAGATGCGAGAAGAACCTTCAGGAGGATGACCTTCCTCCGGTTTGAGCCAAACGAGCAAACATATCTCTCTTTAATCAATGGGTACGTGGCGGTGGAGAAGTACTTCAACATTCTGATGCTATGGACTGAGGTCAAAAGAAAGATTTCTGCCAATGGGGAAAGAAGATTCAAGTTAGACAATAGCTTGGTGGACGCTTTCCTATACGCTTTGGTGAAAGGGGGTTTCTTTGATGCGGTGATGCAAGTAGTGGAAAAATCTCAAGAGGCGAAGATATTTGTGGATAAATGGAGGTACAAACAAGCTTTCATGGAGAAACATAAGAAACTCCGAGTGTCAAAGTTGAGAAGACGGAACTTTAGGAAAATGGAATCGCTGATTGCTTTTAAGAATTGGGCTGGCCTTAATGCTTGA
- the LOC116024204 gene encoding uncharacterized protein LOC116024204 translates to MKISPKVDPNKYCRFHRQTGHDTDECIHLKRQIEDLIQRGYLGQFVKRPGGQGQGQNQGNVWKKGGGSVPSTSAYRKRELGQLTEEEEVELDNPTPRKKQVIHVIFGGPEEGDTPAERKKWARSLYVGEVMRSPHEKKPRREPIVFTEADLPDGPLPHRDALVIKVEISDVIVHRVLVDTGS, encoded by the coding sequence ATGAAGATATCCCCCAAGGTGGACCCCAATAAGTATTGTAGGTTCCACCGCCAGACAGGGCACGACACAGACGAATGCATCCACCTCAAACGTCAAATCGAGGACCTCATCCAAAGGGGGTACCTCGGCCAGTTTGTCAAAAGGCCGGGGGGGCAGGGCCAGGGCCAGAACCAAGGCAACGTATGGAAGAAAGGGGGTGGCTCCGTGCCATCCACATCAGCATACCGTAAACGAGAACTGGGTCAACTCactgaggaggaggaggtggaACTCGACAACCCCACACCCCGGAAGAAACAGGTCATCCACGTTATTTTTGGGGGGCCAGAAGAGGGGGACACACCGGCGGAACGAAAGAAGTGGGCGAGAAGCCTATATGTTGGAGAGGTCATGCGATCCCCGCACGAGAAGAAGCCGAGGCGTGAACCCATCGTGTTCACAGAGGCTGACTTACCTGATGGCCCCCTCCCCCATCGTGACGCCCTAGTCATCAAGGTGGAAATCAGCGATGTGATAGTGCACCGGGTGCTCGTGGACACAGGCAGCTAG
- the LOC116025958 gene encoding putative late blight resistance protein homolog R1B-14 has product MPKIYEIDNDKVVGFENEAATIINQLIHGSNEKEVILITGMGGLGKTTLAKRVYEEKSVVNYFDKHAWCTVSQEYDYCKNLYKIYSQVCDDTEVKIDNVAEKLRKSLMGWRYLIVLDDIWSEKAWEELNRVFPSCDKGSRIVLTSREKSVVSDAKHICHLPFFTTDESWELLQVKLFKGKECPKQIKSVGREISKKCGGLPLIVGLIAGLLGGVEKSEQTWQEFLNNILSSQVAFRGGMQSNDVIELSYKHLSHHLKQCLLYFSAFQEDVEIEVSYLIELWISEGFIEIMEEKRVEDTAKHYLNHLVGSNLVMISKRNYDGDILCCAVHDLVHDFCLAKAKEENFLHIIKMEDKLDPTLKFTPHRISFHRYSCDGEIPNELVPWNSPIGTILGYPKIYTINYWNAYDGSWLGKKFEHLTILNFEFMSVCESILSEMNSLVHLKYLALYLYGSGSISPLSLKNLQCLVTLKLSSDKDLHLPKYFLNLKSLRHMTISHYDCDSCPTEPTPAGGIETISGLEVLQSLDLETFLCIRRDEHLLRKLSHLKYLNCAVSPYPFAEEIGMLHHLEFLRLHELRYRGGHKLYSHMNPHLLKDLKLSKFPPNIKEINLESITLSSSAISIIAQLSNLEALILVACKFEKEEWNVDEETLFCRLKYLELINPGISIWNISSAECFPCLEQVILNSCWNLQTVPCSLADIFTLKLIRVHQCTASCARSVKKIEKDVQEMGNDEQLKIILRRMANDSDISFENMTGPIKRRHDRYYLNLQENLRIGCMAYLAAKKFLNDKGEC; this is encoded by the exons ATGCCAAAGATCTATGAGATTGATAATGATAAAGTTGTGGGTTTTGAGAATGAAGCAGCAACAATTATAAATCAACTTATTCATGGGTCAAATGAGAAAgaagtaattttaattactgGTATGGGCGGATTGGGAAAGACAACTTTGGCCAAGAGAGTGTATGAGGAGAAATCTGTAGTCAACTACTTTGACAAGCATGCATGGTGTACTGTTTCTCAAGAATATGATTATTGTAAGAACTTGTACAAAATATATAGTCAAGTATGTGATGATACTGAGGTTAAGATTGACAATGTAGCTGAAAAGCTTCGCAAAAGCTTGATGGGATGGAGATACCTCATAGTGTTGGATGATATTTGGAGTGAGAAAGCATGGGAAGAGTTGAATAGAGTTTTTCCCTCGTGTGACAAGGGAAGTAGAATTGTTTTAACAAGCAGAGAAAAAAGTGTGGTTTCTGATGCCAAACATATTTGTCATCTTCCATTCTTCACAACTGATGAGAGTTGGGAATTATTGCAAGTGAAGTTATTTAAAGGGAAGGAATGCCCTAAACAGATTAAAAGTGTTGGAAGAGAAATATCTAAAAAGTGTGGGGGACTACCTTTGATAGTTGGTTTGATAGCCGGGCTTCTGGGAGGAGTTGAAAAGAGTGAGCAAACGTGGCAAGAATtccttaataatattttaagctCACAAGTTGCATTTAGAGGCGGAATGCAAAGCAATGATGTGATAGAACTTAGTTACAAGCATTTATCACATCATTTGAAACAATGCTTACTTTACTTTAGTGCATTCCAAGAGGATGTAGAAATTGAAGTTTCTTATCTAATAGAACTATGGATATCTGAAGGATTCATAGAGATTATGGAGGAGAAGAGAGTAGAAGACACAGCAAAGCATTATTTGAACCATCTGGTTGGAAGTAACTTAGTAATGATTTCTAAAAGGAATTACGATGGTGACATCTTATGTTGTGCTGTTCATGATTTGGTACATGATTTTTGCTTAGCAAAAGCTAAAGAGGAAAATTTTTTGCACATAATTAAGATGGAAGATAAATTGGATCCAACTTTGAAATTTACTCCACATAGAATATCTTTCCATAGATATAGCTGTGATGGTGAGATTCCTAATGAATTGGTACCATGGAATTCTCCTATCGGCACAATTTTGGGTTACCCAAAGATTTACACAATCAATTATTGGAATGCTTATGATGGCTCATGGTTGGGCAAAAAATTTGAACATCTCACAATCTTGAATTTTGAGTTCATGAGTGTGTGCGAATCAATTTTATCCGAAATGAACTCACTAGTTCATCTAAAGTATCTAGCTCTCTATCTATACGGAAGTGGTTCTATCTCACCATTATCACTCAAGAATCTTCAGTGTCTCGTAACTTTAAAGTTGAGTTCAGACAAGGATTTGCATTTgccaaaatattttttgaatttgaaaagtttgagaCATATGACTATCTCCCACTATGATTGTGATTCATGCCCAACAGAACCAACTCCAGCAGGTGGTATTGAAACAATTTCTGGTTTAGAAGTCTTACAGAGCTTAGATTTGGAGACTTTTTTGTGTATAAGGAGGGATGAACATTTATTGAGGAAGCTTTCCCATCTCAAATACTTGAATTGTGCGGTCTCACCATATCCATTTGCTGAAGAAATTGGCATGCTGCATCATCTTGAATTTCTCCGGTTACATGAACTCCGTTATAGGGGGGGTCATAAACTATATAGTCATATGAATCCACATCTTCTTAAGGATCTTAAACTCAGCAAGTTTCCACCAAatattaaggaaataaatttggAGAGTATTACTCTTTCGTCGTCAGCAATTTCAATAATTGCACAACTCTCCAATCTCGAAGCTCTAATACTAGTGGCTTGCAAGTTTGAGAAGGAAGAATGGAATGTGGATGAGGAAACCCTATTCTGCAGACTCAAATACCTGGAATTAATCAATCCTGGGATTAGCATTTGGAATATAAGCAGTGCAGAGTGTTTTCCTTGCCTTGAGCAAgtaattttgaatagttgttggAATTTACAAACGGTGCCTTGTAGTTTGGCGGATATTTTTACATTGAAACTAATCCGTGTGCATCAGTGCACTGCTAGCTGTGCACGTTCGGTGAAGAAAATTGAGAAAGATGTACAAGAGATGGGAAATGATGAGCAACTCAAGATTATATTAAGAA GAATGGCAAATGATTCAGAtataagttttgaaaatatGACAGGGCCTATAAAGAGAAGACATGATCGATATTATCTGAACCTGCAAG AAAATTTGAGAATAGGATGCATGGCTTATTTGGCTGCAAAAAAATTTCTCAACGACAAAGGGGAATGTTAG